ATAAAGCTATAATCGATGCAACACACGATTTGGCAGTTGGATATAAACCAAATACCGCTTTTTTTGAAGCGTATGGAATAAAAGGATGGATTTCACTTCAAAAGACGATTAATTACATCAATGAGAATTTTCCTGAAATGTTTACAATTGCAGATGCAAAACGTGGCGATATTGGAAATACTTCAAGTATGTATGCAAAAGCTTTTTTTGAAGATCTAAATTTTGATAGTGTTACCGTTGCACCTTATATGGGGAAAGATTCGGTTGAGCCGTTTTTGGCTTTCGAAAACAAACATACAATCATGTTAGCATTGACTTCTAATGAAGGTGCTTTCGATTTTCAGACCTTAAATACAAACGGAAAAGAATTATACAAACAAGTTTTAGAAACTTCTAAAACATGGAAAAATAGCCACAATCTAATGTATGTTGTTGGCGCTACAAAAGCCGAATACTTTGCAGACATTAGAAAAATTGTTCCGGATAGTTTCTTATTAGTTCCCGGAATTGGCGCTCAAGGTGGAAGTTTATCGGAAGTATGCAAATACGGAATGAATGATAAAGTGGGATTATTAGTAAACTCTGCAAGAGCGATTATCTACGCCTCAAATGGAACTGATTTTGTCGAAAAAGCAAGAGAAGAAGCTTTGAAAGTGCAACAAGAAATGGAAGAAATTCTTAGTTTAAAGTTCTAGAAGTTTTAATTGTTTTAAGTTTCAAGTTTCAAGTTGCTTGACTTTGAACATAATTTTACCGCAAAGTGCGCAAAGTTTTTTCGCAAAGTTCACAAAGCTAAA
This genomic window from Flavobacterium sp. 9 contains:
- the pyrF gene encoding orotidine-5'-phosphate decarboxylase; its protein translation is MTTQQLHEQILLKKSFLCVGLDPDLTKIPPHLLETEDPIFEFNKAIIDATHDLAVGYKPNTAFFEAYGIKGWISLQKTINYINENFPEMFTIADAKRGDIGNTSSMYAKAFFEDLNFDSVTVAPYMGKDSVEPFLAFENKHTIMLALTSNEGAFDFQTLNTNGKELYKQVLETSKTWKNSHNLMYVVGATKAEYFADIRKIVPDSFLLVPGIGAQGGSLSEVCKYGMNDKVGLLVNSARAIIYASNGTDFVEKAREEALKVQQEMEEILSLKF